A window of Haliscomenobacter hydrossis DSM 1100 contains these coding sequences:
- a CDS encoding (2Fe-2S)-binding protein, translating to MAVYNLNVNGKKVTVDVEPDMPLLWVIRDFAGLKGTKFGCGMALCGACTIHLNGQPVRSCQTPVSSLAKNAKITTIEGISDGVQLHAVQQAWIEEQVPQCGYCQSGQIMSAMALLKTTPDPSDADIDNAMSGNLCRCGTYDRIRKAIHRAADLSKTSSNSTQKVGGK from the coding sequence ATGGCTGTTTATAACCTAAATGTCAATGGGAAAAAAGTGACAGTTGACGTGGAGCCTGATATGCCCTTGTTGTGGGTCATCCGCGATTTTGCCGGGCTGAAAGGAACCAAGTTTGGCTGTGGCATGGCCCTTTGTGGCGCCTGTACCATCCACCTCAATGGACAACCGGTTCGCTCCTGTCAAACTCCCGTTTCCTCCTTGGCCAAAAATGCCAAAATCACCACCATTGAAGGCATCTCCGACGGCGTACAACTCCATGCCGTCCAACAAGCCTGGATCGAAGAACAAGTACCTCAATGTGGCTATTGCCAATCTGGCCAGATCATGTCGGCCATGGCACTGCTCAAAACCACGCCCGATCCAAGCGACGCTGACATCGACAATGCCATGAGCGGCAATCTTTGCCGCTGTGGGACCTACGACCGTATCCGCAAAGCCATTCACCGCGCCGCAGATTTGTCGAAAACCAGCAGCAACAGCACGCAGAAAGTCGGTGGTAAATAG
- a CDS encoding ExeM/NucH family extracellular endonuclease, with amino-acid sequence MNRFFLFCLRSTIMAFLLSGFAAVQLWSQPLELFISEYIEGTGGNKALEIYNGTGRAVNLNTYVLQLYANGAATPNVSLTLFGSLASGDVFVLGRTDASRAIVAVMDIASNGLMSFDGNDAIVLRKGGINGTILDVIGQIGQNPGTAWGSSNQSTADHTLRRRKSICAGDPDGSNTFVPSLEWEFFGINVTDGLGQHAVLCGQNDEAPKVLKSLPLPGSAGVAANVNIAITFSEAVSLSGDWVTLTGSRSGLHPYSTTQASTGDTTDTYVLDPQLDFSPGEVVTVRVNGTKVQDRDANDPPDFLPADVVFFFSISTSTTCNTPATRISDVQGLDVTSAFEGKVLDVEAIVTGDFQEQEDGSLLGFFLQEEEFDYDEDERSSEGIFVSANGFGPQVRIGDRVRVRALVAERGGATMLSSLRDLKVCANNQTLPAAIALTLPLDSSTALEARESMRVVFAEKMTIVFNHDLGETGELTLSSTGIQYQYTEFKAPNVQEFSAYRAQKFAERIILDDRHNNTYHTPVYHLQANAGNMLRMGNSVTGLTGILEFRSGQYRIRPTAPVVFDNDNPRPAPPKLAGDLKIATFNLLNLFNGDGNGGGFPTSRGASNLPAFRLQLRKIITAIRRMDADVLGLQEVENDGFGPRTAIQELVDSLNAVLGAGTYALSSPGVRFGADQIVVGIIYKPAKVTPDGGPVFLNSNSGIFQQNRLPLAQTFIDQRGEKFTLVVNHLRSKLGESTGLNADILDGQSAFNQVRTDAVQEILSWVQGDPTRSGDPDFVMLGDFNAYEQEDPITLMEASGYVNLVPAGQSKDFDGFLGDLDHIFASPSMAKQFVGGAKWIINSVESLSRFEYDAADLLPGTADDPIGDEFRCSDHDPVIAGFTLGQTRSLISGVVARRNGLPLEGVRMGLSGTNQAQDISLNDGYFTFSNLNAGNYTLLPELDLNPAEGVSTRDIIALQKHILGIALLQSPYQLLAGDVDNSGSITAMDLVLLRRLILGLDLRFKAVPSWKFVDAAYPFKNPRSPWKEGYPQEVQLKGLNGQVKVRFVGVKMGDVE; translated from the coding sequence ATGAATCGTTTTTTTCTCTTCTGTTTGCGCAGCACAATTATGGCTTTTTTGCTCAGCGGTTTTGCTGCAGTTCAGCTCTGGTCGCAGCCGCTCGAGTTGTTCATCTCGGAATACATCGAAGGTACGGGGGGCAACAAGGCGCTGGAAATTTACAATGGCACAGGCCGGGCTGTAAATCTAAATACTTATGTACTACAACTTTATGCCAATGGCGCAGCAACACCGAATGTTTCCCTGACTTTATTCGGCAGTTTAGCTTCCGGCGATGTATTTGTCCTGGGCCGCACCGACGCCAGTCGGGCCATTGTAGCGGTGATGGACATCGCTTCAAATGGACTCATGAGTTTTGACGGCAACGACGCCATTGTGCTGCGCAAAGGAGGAATCAACGGAACCATTCTTGACGTCATCGGGCAAATTGGCCAAAATCCGGGTACTGCATGGGGCAGCAGCAATCAATCAACGGCAGATCATACCCTGCGGCGGCGCAAAAGCATTTGTGCAGGGGATCCGGACGGCAGCAATACCTTTGTCCCGTCCCTGGAGTGGGAATTTTTTGGCATAAATGTCACCGATGGGCTGGGTCAACATGCGGTATTGTGTGGCCAAAACGATGAAGCGCCCAAAGTGCTAAAAAGTTTACCCCTGCCCGGTAGTGCCGGGGTGGCCGCCAATGTCAACATCGCGATTACCTTCAGCGAAGCCGTATCGCTGAGTGGAGATTGGGTAACCCTAACTGGATCACGCAGTGGTTTGCACCCATATTCCACGACTCAGGCGAGTACTGGCGACACAACGGATACGTATGTGCTTGATCCACAGCTAGATTTTAGCCCGGGAGAAGTGGTGACGGTACGGGTGAATGGAACGAAAGTGCAAGACCGCGATGCCAACGATCCTCCGGATTTCCTTCCCGCCGATGTTGTTTTCTTTTTCAGCATCAGTACGAGTACCACTTGTAATACCCCCGCTACCCGGATTTCGGATGTTCAGGGCCTCGATGTAACTTCTGCTTTTGAAGGTAAAGTGCTGGATGTAGAAGCCATCGTGACGGGCGATTTTCAGGAACAGGAGGACGGGAGTTTGTTGGGCTTTTTTTTACAGGAGGAAGAATTTGATTACGATGAGGATGAGCGTAGTTCGGAAGGCATTTTTGTGTCTGCCAATGGCTTTGGCCCGCAAGTCAGGATTGGTGATCGGGTGAGGGTACGCGCCCTAGTCGCAGAGCGCGGGGGAGCAACGATGCTGAGCTCGCTACGAGACCTGAAGGTGTGTGCCAACAACCAGACCCTACCTGCCGCCATTGCCCTGACTTTGCCCCTGGATTCCAGTACGGCTTTGGAAGCGCGGGAAAGTATGCGGGTTGTTTTTGCCGAAAAAATGACCATCGTGTTCAACCACGATTTGGGTGAAACCGGAGAACTGACCCTTTCTTCCACGGGCATACAATACCAATACACCGAGTTCAAAGCGCCGAATGTGCAAGAGTTTTCGGCTTATCGCGCTCAAAAATTTGCGGAGCGCATCATCCTCGACGATCGACACAACAATACCTACCACACGCCAGTTTACCATTTGCAAGCCAATGCTGGCAACATGTTGCGGATGGGCAATTCGGTGACCGGGCTTACGGGCATTCTGGAGTTCCGCTCAGGTCAGTACCGCATCCGCCCCACTGCACCCGTAGTTTTTGACAATGACAATCCCCGTCCCGCTCCGCCCAAACTGGCGGGCGATCTCAAAATAGCGACGTTTAACCTCCTGAACCTGTTCAATGGCGATGGCAACGGCGGCGGTTTTCCCACCAGTCGGGGTGCCAGTAATTTACCCGCTTTTCGCTTGCAGCTGCGCAAAATTATCACGGCCATCAGGAGAATGGACGCAGACGTATTGGGCTTACAAGAAGTAGAAAACGACGGTTTTGGTCCACGCACCGCCATCCAGGAGTTGGTGGATTCGCTCAACGCGGTACTCGGTGCAGGAACTTACGCCTTGTCTAGCCCGGGCGTACGTTTTGGCGCTGATCAAATCGTGGTGGGCATCATTTACAAACCCGCCAAAGTCACCCCGGATGGAGGGCCGGTTTTTTTGAATTCCAACAGCGGCATTTTTCAACAAAACCGTTTGCCATTGGCCCAAACCTTCATCGACCAAAGGGGTGAGAAATTCACCTTGGTAGTCAATCACCTCCGCTCTAAGCTGGGTGAAAGTACCGGACTCAATGCCGACATTTTAGATGGGCAAAGCGCCTTCAACCAGGTGCGTACCGACGCCGTGCAGGAGATCCTGAGTTGGGTACAAGGTGATCCCACCCGTTCGGGCGACCCCGATTTTGTGATGCTGGGTGACTTCAACGCCTACGAGCAGGAAGACCCCATTACACTCATGGAGGCTTCTGGTTATGTCAACCTGGTTCCCGCCGGGCAAAGCAAGGATTTCGACGGTTTTTTGGGCGACCTGGATCACATCTTTGCATCGCCAAGTATGGCCAAACAGTTTGTAGGCGGTGCAAAATGGATCATCAACTCGGTAGAATCCCTGAGCCGTTTTGAATACGACGCGGCCGACCTATTGCCCGGTACCGCCGACGATCCGATTGGCGATGAGTTTCGTTGCTCCGACCACGACCCCGTGATTGCGGGTTTTACCCTGGGGCAAACGCGCAGCCTGATCAGCGGGGTGGTGGCCCGGCGCAATGGTTTGCCTTTGGAGGGCGTGCGGATGGGTTTAAGCGGTACTAACCAGGCGCAAGACATTTCCCTCAACGACGGATATTTTACGTTCAGCAACCTCAATGCGGGCAATTACACCCTCCTCCCGGAATTGGATCTGAACCCCGCTGAAGGGGTCAGTACTCGGGACATCATCGCGCTGCAAAAACATATTTTGGGCATTGCCCTGCTGCAAAGCCCCTATCAATTGCTGGCTGGAGATGTTGACAACTCGGGATCGATTACGGCAATGGATCTGGTGCTGCTGCGCCGCTTGATTCTGGGTTTAGATCTGCGTTTCAAGGCGGTACCAAGCTGGAAGTTTGTGGATGCGGCATACCCCTTTAAAAACCCGCGTAGCCCCTGGAAGGAGGGGTATCCGCAAGAAGTGCAGTTGAAGGGTTTGAATGGGCAGGTGAAAGTGCGGTTTGTGGGGGTTAAGATGGGGGATGTGGAGTGA
- a CDS encoding AraC family transcriptional regulator, with translation MKIKFEDIRPDSDSSFRILLTPRLHNTFLWHYHPEYELVYIEGANGTRHIGDHISRYEGSDLVFIGPNVPHLNFDYGVQTEHHKVVAQLKADFLGKDFFQAPEMKDVRNLFEQAREGVSFFGETKKEIGARLKVLTTHHHFRQLLELLDIFQTLAESRETQALGAKPLQNEHKFADQQRLQRIYHFVEQHYRDRINMEEVIALSNLSNAAFCRYFKRMTGMTFTTFLSQYRINQAKRLLLQHCNVSEACFESGFENLSHFNKTFKKITGENPKDFRRRHLQQVY, from the coding sequence ATGAAAATCAAATTCGAAGACATTCGACCCGATTCGGATAGTTCTTTTCGAATTTTGCTGACACCTCGTCTCCACAACACCTTTCTGTGGCATTACCACCCGGAATACGAACTGGTGTACATCGAAGGAGCCAATGGTACGCGGCACATCGGCGACCACATCTCGCGTTATGAAGGCAGTGATCTCGTGTTCATTGGCCCGAATGTTCCCCATCTGAACTTTGACTATGGGGTACAAACCGAGCACCACAAAGTTGTGGCACAACTTAAAGCAGATTTTTTGGGCAAAGACTTTTTTCAAGCTCCTGAAATGAAAGATGTTCGGAATCTGTTTGAGCAGGCTAGAGAAGGGGTATCGTTTTTTGGCGAAACCAAAAAGGAAATCGGTGCGCGGCTGAAAGTGTTGACGACCCATCATCATTTCCGGCAATTGCTGGAATTATTGGATATTTTCCAAACCCTGGCCGAAAGTCGGGAAACCCAGGCCCTGGGCGCTAAACCGCTCCAGAATGAACACAAATTTGCTGATCAACAGCGCTTGCAACGCATCTACCATTTTGTAGAACAACACTACCGGGACAGGATAAACATGGAAGAGGTCATTGCCTTGTCCAACTTGTCCAATGCTGCATTTTGTCGCTATTTCAAACGGATGACGGGCATGACTTTTACCACGTTTTTGAGCCAATACCGCATCAACCAGGCGAAACGCTTGTTGTTACAGCATTGCAATGTTTCGGAGGCATGTTTTGAAAGCGGGTTCGAAAACTTATCCCATTTCAACAAGACTTTCAAAAAGATAACGGGGGAGAATCCCAAGGATTTTCGGAGAAGGCATCTACAACAAGTCTATTAA
- the rpmI gene encoding 50S ribosomal protein L35, protein MPKMKTHSSAKKRFKVTGSGKVKRFQANTSHLMRNKSKRAKLAHRDSTLVCEADEKRVLRMLCKA, encoded by the coding sequence ATGCCAAAGATGAAAACACACTCCAGCGCCAAGAAACGTTTCAAGGTGACTGGATCCGGCAAGGTGAAGCGCTTTCAAGCCAACACTTCGCACTTAATGCGCAACAAAAGCAAGCGTGCAAAATTGGCTCACCGCGACTCTACCCTTGTTTGTGAAGCAGACGAAAAGCGCGTATTGCGCATGCTCTGCAAAGCTTAA
- a CDS encoding DUF5689 domain-containing protein: MKKFSFLIALTALLAIGMVSCVDQMFDEPPVTDLPQLTGNTTIDVLKKKHILGATASKITEDIIIEGIVVADDRSGNFFENIVIQDATGGISVRMNASGLYNTFPVGSKVAVKCKNLYIGDYNGVHQLNGSVTDAIEDLLIPQHVLVTAKDQPVTPKVLGIKDLNATHVNTLIKLENVEFAPADTNQTWADAVRLFSVNRSLQDCNGGVIIVRSSGYADFAKDKTPGKKGSLTAIYTVFGATKQLIIRDPSDAAMTGVRCAGAGPTAGTGQLISIADLRALHKGTTLSIPADRKIKGVVISDKSAVNTDPRNVVIQQGDAGVVVRFKNDHAFNLGQEIEVTVSGQELSEFNGLLQINSIDNGLAKSVGTGTLPTPRVASAAQIIANLDKWESTLVKVVKGSFSASGTYSGSKTLTDSTGQVVVFTRSQATFSGSALPTGKTLDLVAVVSQFNTAQLILRNLNDVAVTGSGVANPNNLLDESFAGGTVNTAVKATGWVNKAVTGARTWQTKSFSGNFFAEATAFQSTDTENEMWLITPGIKAEDAKTLSFESAQAFYKHDGLTVYISNDFDGTNIDKATWKKLSFKMPASTDPNYEWVQSGAIDVSGYSGTVYIGFQHKGDKTNNTTTFRLDNVKVTK, encoded by the coding sequence ATGAAAAAGTTTTCGTTCCTGATAGCCCTGACCGCCCTGCTGGCCATTGGCATGGTGAGTTGTGTGGATCAAATGTTTGACGAGCCACCGGTTACGGATCTCCCCCAGTTGACGGGCAATACCACCATCGACGTGCTCAAGAAGAAACACATCCTCGGTGCCACGGCTTCCAAAATCACGGAGGACATCATCATTGAAGGTATTGTGGTGGCCGACGACCGCTCGGGTAACTTTTTTGAAAACATCGTGATTCAGGACGCCACCGGAGGGATTTCGGTGCGCATGAACGCCAGTGGTTTGTACAATACCTTCCCGGTAGGCTCCAAAGTAGCCGTGAAATGTAAAAACCTTTACATTGGCGATTACAATGGCGTACACCAATTGAATGGCAGCGTAACCGATGCCATCGAAGACCTGCTCATTCCTCAACACGTATTGGTAACGGCCAAAGACCAGCCCGTGACGCCAAAAGTTTTGGGCATCAAAGATTTGAATGCCACCCACGTCAACACCCTGATCAAACTCGAAAACGTGGAGTTTGCTCCAGCCGATACCAACCAAACCTGGGCCGATGCCGTGAGGTTGTTTTCAGTAAACCGCAGCTTGCAGGATTGCAACGGCGGGGTCATCATCGTGCGCAGCAGTGGCTATGCCGATTTTGCCAAGGACAAAACGCCGGGCAAAAAGGGATCTCTGACGGCCATCTATACCGTTTTTGGGGCCACCAAACAATTGATCATCCGCGACCCGAGCGATGCCGCCATGACGGGGGTTCGTTGTGCTGGCGCGGGGCCAACGGCGGGCACTGGCCAGCTCATCAGTATTGCCGATCTGCGCGCCCTGCACAAAGGTACGACCTTGAGCATTCCTGCTGACCGCAAAATCAAAGGGGTGGTGATTTCGGATAAAAGTGCCGTCAATACCGATCCGCGCAACGTGGTCATCCAACAAGGTGACGCGGGCGTGGTGGTGCGTTTCAAAAATGACCATGCCTTCAACCTGGGCCAGGAAATTGAAGTGACCGTGTCTGGCCAGGAACTTTCCGAGTTCAACGGCCTTTTGCAAATCAATAGCATCGACAATGGTTTGGCCAAATCGGTGGGTACTGGCACCTTGCCCACGCCAAGGGTAGCCAGCGCGGCACAAATCATCGCCAACCTGGACAAGTGGGAATCGACTTTGGTCAAAGTGGTAAAAGGCAGTTTCAGCGCATCGGGTACGTACAGTGGCTCCAAAACATTGACGGATTCAACCGGACAAGTGGTGGTGTTTACGCGCAGCCAGGCTACGTTTTCCGGTTCGGCATTGCCAACGGGCAAAACGTTGGATTTGGTCGCGGTGGTTTCCCAATTCAATACCGCCCAGTTGATCCTGCGCAATTTGAACGATGTGGCCGTAACGGGCAGCGGTGTGGCCAACCCCAACAACCTCTTGGACGAGTCCTTCGCGGGGGGCACCGTCAACACGGCAGTCAAAGCAACGGGCTGGGTCAATAAAGCCGTAACGGGTGCCCGTACCTGGCAAACCAAATCCTTCTCCGGTAATTTCTTTGCGGAAGCGACCGCTTTCCAAAGCACAGATACGGAAAATGAAATGTGGCTGATTACCCCGGGCATCAAAGCGGAAGATGCCAAAACGCTGAGCTTTGAAAGCGCTCAGGCTTTTTACAAGCACGATGGCCTGACGGTATACATTTCCAATGACTTCGATGGCACCAACATCGACAAGGCGACCTGGAAAAAATTGAGCTTCAAAATGCCTGCGTCGACGGATCCCAATTACGAGTGGGTGCAGTCGGGAGCAATTGATGTGAGCGGGTATAGTGGAACGGTTTATATTGGTTTCCAGCACAAGGGGGATAAAACGAATAATACGACGACGTTTAGGTTGGATAATGTGAAGGTGACGAAGTAA
- the rplT gene encoding 50S ribosomal protein L20, whose product MPRSVNAVASRARRKKVLKGARGFFGARSKVLTVAKNALDKAMGYAYRDRKAKKRAYRRLWIARINAGARMHGVSYSRLMHHLAKSDVQLNRKVLADLALNHADAFKAIVESVH is encoded by the coding sequence ATGCCTCGTTCAGTGAACGCGGTGGCCTCCAGGGCTCGCCGCAAGAAAGTTTTGAAAGGTGCGCGTGGTTTCTTTGGGGCTCGCTCTAAAGTTTTAACCGTAGCCAAAAATGCCTTGGATAAGGCCATGGGTTACGCCTACCGCGACCGCAAAGCCAAAAAACGTGCTTACCGCCGTTTGTGGATTGCGCGTATCAATGCCGGTGCTCGTATGCATGGAGTTTCTTACTCTCGCTTGATGCACCATCTTGCCAAAAGTGATGTGCAGTTGAACCGGAAAGTGTTGGCGGATTTGGCACTTAACCATGCTGATGCATTCAAAGCAATTGTAGAGTCTGTACATTAG
- a CDS encoding Uma2 family endonuclease, with product MKTYPMHTLSAEELRKIYPESDGKPMAENTLQFEWIALIKLNLEACFVQQPDVFIAADLFWYPVEGNGGIRVAPDVMVALGRPKGHRGSYIQFLEDNIAPQVIFEILSPGNTRAEMAKKLKFYANYGALEYYVYDPDHNKLEIYTRHHDQLYPHAYQDVWVSPLLQVKFEWTTETLLLSKPNGEPFLSYLELVEFHDQAIEALSESRQLLKQEQQKLVEIKSEKQQIQRQYEAGLVQVADALQRAQEASQKAEQERQKAEQERQKAEQERQKAEQERQKAEQEQSRVKNSIKAFQSMGLPNTEIASILGLSLEELKAYLIDLL from the coding sequence ATGAAAACCTATCCAATGCACACCCTTTCGGCTGAAGAATTGCGCAAAATTTATCCAGAATCCGATGGAAAACCCATGGCGGAAAACACTTTACAGTTCGAATGGATTGCATTGATCAAGCTAAACTTGGAAGCTTGCTTTGTTCAACAGCCCGATGTGTTCATCGCCGCTGATTTATTTTGGTATCCAGTAGAAGGCAATGGCGGCATCAGGGTTGCGCCCGATGTGATGGTAGCACTGGGACGCCCCAAGGGTCACCGGGGATCTTACATTCAATTTTTAGAGGACAATATTGCCCCACAGGTGATTTTTGAAATTTTATCCCCGGGCAATACCCGTGCAGAAATGGCCAAAAAACTCAAGTTTTATGCCAATTACGGCGCACTTGAGTACTATGTATATGATCCTGATCACAATAAATTGGAAATCTATACCCGTCATCACGATCAACTCTATCCACATGCTTATCAGGATGTATGGGTTAGTCCCCTACTGCAAGTGAAATTTGAGTGGACGACTGAAACTTTACTCTTGTCCAAACCCAATGGCGAGCCTTTTTTATCTTATCTTGAATTGGTGGAATTTCATGATCAGGCCATTGAAGCACTCAGTGAAAGTCGGCAGTTGTTGAAACAAGAACAACAAAAACTCGTGGAAATCAAAAGCGAGAAGCAGCAAATTCAGCGGCAATACGAAGCAGGTCTGGTGCAAGTTGCCGATGCACTTCAAAGAGCACAAGAAGCTTCACAAAAAGCAGAGCAAGAACGCCAAAAAGCAGAACAAGAACGCCAAAAAGCAGAACAAGAACGCCAAAAAGCAGAACAAGAACGCCAAAAAGCAGAACAGGAACAATCAAGGGTCAAAAACTCCATTAAAGCTTTTCAATCCATGGGACTGCCGAATACAGAAATTGCTTCAATTTTGGGTTTAAGTCTGGAGGAACTCAAAGCATATTTAATAGACTTGTTGTAG
- a CDS encoding xanthine dehydrogenase family protein molybdopterin-binding subunit, with translation MTPNSNSRREFLRLSSLSGLGLVLGVSSFAKNSSLVKLTAEAIQLEINPFIIIDNLGNITLVNPRPDMGQGSTQAVPSLLAEELEVSLEKVKLIQSDGKSKYGSQTAGGSSSVRELWEPLRKAGAAAREMLTETAAKRWGVPVANCYAEDARIHLKNSDKSFSYGELADEAAKLPVPKEPKLKDPKDFKIIGKVKPRLDVPARVTGKAVFGLDVDVPGMVYAAILHAPAIHGKIVSIDDAAAKKIPGVIRVMKAERPMPHRTSEAVAVIASNWWAAMKGKKALNVTWDNAGLDKMNTDAYFAKGREAAKAEGINFEEKGDIDQALTHSEKTLEAVYETPFLAHAPIEPENAIAHVKDNGDVEIWAPIQGPDWALRDVAGYLKIKPEQIKINVFLLGGAFGRKAYHDFLLEACFLSKELKKPVKVIWTREDDITQGPYRPGMLSAMKGAVNGKKIAAFHHHAIGESISRQVFNGLQDHQVDDWISGELSAENHKYEIPTWKLSWSNVKTDIPVVWWRSVYASNFAFGQECFMDELALAAGQDPIEARLALLKDERFRKVLEVIAEKSNWKENLPAGQGRGVAVFKSFGSISACCVTVSKQSGGGVKIEKVVSVIDCGWHVNPDNVKAQTEGNIVMGLTAAIKPGITYANGMAQQSNFHDYPIMRINETPKMDIHIVNSGAQPGGVGEPGLPPVAPALANAIFAATGKRLRKLPIDLNEV, from the coding sequence ATGACACCAAATTCCAATAGTCGTCGCGAATTTTTGAGGCTAAGTAGCTTATCCGGCTTAGGCCTGGTGCTAGGGGTCTCGTCTTTCGCCAAAAATTCCTCACTGGTCAAATTGACCGCGGAGGCCATTCAACTCGAAATCAACCCGTTTATCATCATCGATAACCTGGGCAACATCACCTTGGTCAATCCACGCCCCGACATGGGCCAGGGTTCAACCCAAGCAGTACCTTCTCTTTTGGCAGAAGAACTGGAAGTGAGTTTGGAAAAAGTGAAACTCATCCAATCCGACGGCAAGTCCAAATACGGCAGCCAAACTGCGGGCGGAAGCAGTAGTGTACGCGAACTTTGGGAGCCGCTGCGCAAAGCGGGCGCAGCCGCACGGGAAATGCTCACCGAAACCGCCGCCAAACGTTGGGGGGTACCCGTAGCCAACTGCTATGCCGAAGATGCACGCATCCACCTGAAGAACAGCGACAAGAGTTTTTCTTACGGGGAACTGGCCGATGAAGCTGCCAAACTACCCGTCCCGAAAGAACCCAAACTCAAGGATCCCAAGGATTTCAAAATCATTGGCAAAGTCAAACCCCGCCTCGATGTTCCGGCACGGGTAACGGGCAAAGCGGTTTTTGGCCTCGATGTGGATGTTCCCGGTATGGTATACGCGGCCATTTTACACGCGCCGGCCATTCACGGCAAAATTGTTTCTATCGACGATGCGGCAGCCAAAAAAATCCCCGGAGTCATACGCGTCATGAAGGCCGAACGCCCCATGCCTCACCGTACCTCCGAAGCGGTTGCCGTCATCGCAAGCAACTGGTGGGCAGCTATGAAGGGCAAAAAGGCCCTGAATGTGACCTGGGACAATGCCGGCTTGGATAAAATGAATACAGATGCCTACTTTGCCAAAGGACGGGAAGCCGCGAAAGCAGAAGGCATCAACTTTGAAGAAAAAGGCGACATCGATCAGGCGCTGACTCATTCCGAAAAAACGCTGGAGGCGGTGTACGAAACACCTTTCCTCGCCCACGCACCCATTGAACCGGAGAACGCCATCGCGCACGTAAAAGACAATGGCGATGTAGAGATTTGGGCGCCTATTCAAGGGCCAGATTGGGCATTGCGCGATGTGGCAGGTTACCTGAAAATCAAGCCCGAGCAGATCAAAATCAACGTTTTTCTGCTCGGTGGCGCGTTTGGCCGCAAAGCTTACCACGACTTTTTGCTGGAAGCCTGCTTTTTGTCCAAAGAACTAAAAAAGCCGGTCAAAGTCATTTGGACCCGTGAAGACGACATCACCCAGGGGCCTTACCGCCCAGGGATGTTGAGCGCCATGAAAGGTGCGGTGAATGGCAAAAAAATTGCCGCTTTCCACCACCATGCCATCGGTGAGTCCATCAGTCGCCAGGTGTTCAACGGCCTACAAGACCATCAGGTGGACGACTGGATTTCCGGGGAGTTGTCGGCAGAAAACCACAAATACGAGATTCCAACCTGGAAACTGAGTTGGAGCAATGTCAAAACCGACATTCCGGTGGTGTGGTGGCGCTCTGTATATGCCTCAAATTTCGCTTTTGGTCAGGAGTGTTTTATGGATGAATTGGCACTTGCCGCTGGACAAGATCCCATCGAAGCACGTTTGGCCCTCTTGAAAGACGAGCGTTTTAGAAAGGTCTTGGAAGTCATTGCCGAGAAATCCAACTGGAAGGAAAATCTCCCCGCCGGACAAGGCCGAGGGGTGGCCGTATTTAAAAGTTTTGGCAGCATCAGCGCTTGTTGCGTAACGGTCTCCAAGCAGTCGGGAGGAGGGGTGAAAATAGAAAAAGTGGTATCGGTCATCGACTGCGGCTGGCATGTCAATCCGGACAACGTCAAGGCACAAACCGAAGGCAATATCGTGATGGGCTTGACGGCGGCGATTAAGCCGGGCATTACCTACGCCAATGGTATGGCTCAGCAGTCCAACTTCCACGATTACCCGATCATGCGCATCAATGAAACACCAAAAATGGACATACACATCGTGAACAGCGGTGCACAGCCCGGTGGAGTAGGGGAGCCTGGGCTTCCTCCCGTGGCACCTGCACTGGCCAATGCCATTTTTGCGGCTACGGGCAAGCGCTTGCGCAAGTTGCCGATTGATTTGAATGAGGTGTAA